A window of the Lactuca sativa cultivar Salinas chromosome 7, Lsat_Salinas_v11, whole genome shotgun sequence genome harbors these coding sequences:
- the LOC111883830 gene encoding uncharacterized protein LOC111883830, giving the protein MKALHKELCKKLEVGMSLQKVARAKSMVERIISRDYQVQYGFLRDYVLELLNTNPGTTVRIDVYPETSLSITTRTFRRIYVCLGALKLGFKSGLRDFLGLDVVETKSTSSWTWFLELLGEDLDLGANSNFTFIFDRQKGIIPTMEKVFPSAKHRFYLRHIQENMKKQWKGKDLSDQLWGCGRATTVNHFNRVMDELKKINEEAHAWVCKIPANTWAKSHFSGRAHTDCLLNNLCEVFNSKLDEGWDKPFISCLEYIRVYLMKRLCVVQKEIDKCEGLLSPTATTVFEKIKTDAAKYVAKYNGAGKYVVCAIWDKIENGENAPHVDEWVHPCSRLLTWKAMYFNKIDPLNGRSMWPKIYCTFTLLLPKYKTQVGRPKKKKRKGVDEPDN; this is encoded by the exons ATGAAAGCTTTACACAAAGAGTTGTGCAAGAAACTAGAGGTAGGAATGTCATTGCAAAAGGTTGCTAGGGCAAAGTCAATGGTTGAACGTATCATTAGTAGGGACTACCAAGTACAATATGgatttttgagggattatgtgttGGAGCTACTCAACACTAATCCTGGTACAACAGTTCGGATTGATGTGTATCCAGAAACCTCCCTGTCTATTACCACAAGAACTTTTAGAAGAATATATGTATGTTTGGGTGCATTGAAGTTAGGATTCAAATCTGGGTTAAGAGATTTTCTAGGTCTGGATG TGGTAGAGACAAAATCAACAAGTAGTTGGACCTGGTTCTTGGAACTGTTAGGAGAAGATCTGGATCTAGGAGCAAATTCAAACTTTACATTCATTTTTGATAGACAAAAA GGAATAATACCAACAATGGAGAAGGTATTCCCTAGTGCAAAACACAGGTTCTATTTGAGGCATATCCAGGAAAACATGAAGAAACAGTGGAAAGGAAAAGACTTAAGTGACCAGCTTTGGGGGTGTGGTAGAGCAACAACAGTCAATCATTTTAACAGAGTAATGGATGAGTTGAAGAAGATCAATGAAGAGGCTCATGCTTGGGTGTGTAAGATCCCAGCAAACACTTGGGCTAAATCTCACTTTAGTG GAAGGGCACATACTGACTGTTTGTTGAATAACCTTTGTGAGGTATTCAATTCTAAGCTAGATGAAGGTTGGGATAAACCTTTTATCAGTTGCTTAGAGTATATTAGAGTGTATCTCATGAAAAGGTTATGTGTGGTGCAAAAGGAAATAGATAAGTGTGAAGGACTTCTATCCCCTACTGCAACTACAGTGTTTGAAAAGATTAAGACTGATGCAGCTAAGTATGTGGCTAAATATAATGGGGCAGGAAA ATATGTTGTTTGTGCTATATGGGACAAAATTGAAAATGGTGAAAATGCCCCACATGTTGATGAATGGGTCCATCCTTGCTCTAGGTTATTAACATGGAAAGCCATGTATTTCAACAAAATTGATCCATTGAATGGACGTTCAATGTGGCCTAAAATTTATTGCACATTCACTTTACTTCTACCAAAATATAAAACACAG GTTGGAAGGCCTAAGAAGAAGAAAAGGAAGGGTGTTGATGAGCCAGACAACTAA